The Trichoderma atroviride chromosome 5, complete sequence genome contains a region encoding:
- a CDS encoding uncharacterized protein (EggNog:ENOG41~TransMembrane:1 (n6-16c23/24o211-228i)~SECRETED:SignalP(1-23)~MEROPS:MER0018285), which yields MNFSRFAIAAALSLICNTSQSCAQTPPGFSPATNKSLGATFAGTNAALGGSVPLSETKIPPLITAVEPLNTSSSHIVMMVDLDTPGGASNRSLAPYLHWLFTVPKGVTQLSNETNSTSIAQYVAPGPHVGDGPHRYVILLFVNPSSSFTMPASFRNRNLTDLYGRVIFDVNKFATEGHFDVVAATWFETERKTVVPITSAANLDGVDSMALFPYMTSLFIVGLVSWMIM from the exons ATGAACTTCTCTCGTTTTGCAATTGCTGCCGCATTGTCATTAATATGCAATACCAGCCAGTCGTGCGCGCAGACACCGCCAGGCTTTTCTCCAGCAACCAATAAGTCTCTTGGAGCAACCTTTGCAGGTACAAATGCAGCTCTTGGTGGTTCAGTCCCGCTCAGCG AGACGAAAATTCCTCCACTGATTACGGCTGTAGAGCCCCTCAATACATCTTCGTCCCACATAGTAATGATGGTAGACCTCGACACTCCCGGCGGTGCCTCTAACAGAAGCCTTGCTCCTTACTTACACTGGCTCTTTACGGTGCCCAAGGGAGTCACGCAGCTATCTAACGAAACAAATTCGACCTCAATCGCGCAGTATGTTGCACCAGGACCTCATGTCGGTGATGGCCCACACCGATATgtcattcttctctttgtaaaTCCGAGTTCATCTTTCACCATGCCAGCAAGCTTCCGGAATCGCAACTTGACCGATCTGTATGGCCGTGTCATCTTCGATGTCAACAAATTTGCCACGGAGGGTCATTTTGATGTTGTTGCCGCTACTTGGTTCGAGACGGAGAGAAAAACAGTTGTCCCCATCACCTCAGCTGCTAACTTGGACGGCGTGGATTCGATGGCATTATTTCCTTACATGACTTCTTTGTTCATTGTAGGTCTCGTATCATGGATGATCATGTGA
- a CDS encoding uncharacterized protein (EggNog:ENOG41~TransMembrane:1 (o328-347i)) — MPRRSRGCRACRQRRIGCDGGQPSCLQCLITNRTCSGPIQGPIILDQTRLVTARYQKALERSRLRRDVSVPIVKQPSSQAFASLEFISQFVSFISSNRQGPSKRPWLYALGIVSSGDNGLILEAALRAAATAFCGVMFQSYTLLLEASRLYGQALSRYVAVLSGGSGVTVTFKMCTTVLLSLYEAIWSTNPPAYFVHLEACWQMLVSADPKSEDVAVLRGVAAHVIHQTAFAVSVSPKFCHNLLSNQDVWAVVSRITTDQEEPLVNRLVLEIFTLQKLLSQSRSPNDDIIACAHDVNGRIENMWADYKAEVSRHDGQILLSSCSTRPYYDAFSALTVACFSAARILLSKVHSLSVRCPSADSLETTNGQVILECHSYLLPKNIGCAYLRMFLPLTVVALYSPSLRQSNLAHSTLNDSLRKPFSGLSSMAVERIRAS; from the exons ATGCCTCGGCGGAGTCGTGGATGCAGAGCGTGTCGACAACGGCGCATCGGCTGTGATGGCGGCCAACCTTCATGTCTTCAGTGCCTCATCACCAATAGAACGTGTTCAGGACCCATCCAAGGGCCCATAATCCTGGATCAGACGCGCCTCGTAACCGCACGATATCAAAAGGCGCTGGAACGATCACGATTGCGACGGGATGTTTCCGTTCCCATAGTCAAGCAGCCGTCTTCTCAAGCCTTTGCATCCCTGGAGTTCATTTCCCAATTCGTGTCCTTTATTTCATCCAACAGACAAGGGCCGTCAAAACGACCGTGGCTCTATGCCCTTGGGATTGTATCGTCTGGAGACAACGGCTTGATTCTCGAGGCTGCTCTCAGAGCGGCGGCTACAGCCTTCTGCGGTGTCATGTTTCAGAGTTACACACTTCTCTTGGAAGCATCTCGGCTGTATGGACAAGCATTATCTCGATATGTTGCCGTTCTATCTGGTGGATCTGGCGTGACAGTCACGTTCAAAATGTGCACAACGGTATTGTTATCGCTTTATGAAGCAATTTGGTCGACAAATCCTCCCGCCTACTTTGTTCACTTGGAGGCCTGTTGGCAAATGTTAGTCTCTGCGGACCCCAAGTCTGAAGATGTCGCCGTCCTCAGAGGAGTCGCCGCACATGTGATACACCAAACT GCTTTTGCAGTAAGTGTCTCACCAAAATTCTGTCACAATCTTTTGTCGAATCAAGATGTTTGGGCCGTTGTATCTAGGATAACGACGGATCAGGAAGAGCCTCTTGTTAACCGGCTTGTGCTTGAGATTTTTACCCTTCAAAAATTACTTTCACAAAGTCGTAGCCCCAATGACGATATCATCGCTTGTGCCCACGACGTCAATGGGAGGATTGAAAACATGTGGGCTGATTACAAAGCAGAGGTAAGTCGACATGATGGCCAGATTCTGTTGTCGTCATGCTCCACAAGACCATACTATGATGCGTTTTCTGCTTTAACAGTGGCGTGTTTTTCAGCAGCGCGTATTCTCCTCTCCAAAGTCCATTCGCTGTCCGTCAGATGCCCCAGCGCAGACTCACTGGAAACGACAAATGGTCAGGTCATTCTCGAGTGTCATTCATATCTTCTGCCGAAGAATATTGGCTGCGCATATCTCCGTATGTTCCTACCGTTGACAGTTGTGGCACTGTACAGTCCGTCCTTGAGACAGAGCAATCTAGCGCATTCAACCCTCAACGATTCGCTTCGTAAACCGTTTAGTGGCTTGAGCTCGATGGCTGTTGAAAGGATACGGGCTTCATAG
- a CDS encoding uncharacterized protein (EggNog:ENOG41) gives MPRRSRGCRACRQRRIGCDGGQPSCLQCLITNRTCSGPIQGPIILDQTRLVTARYQKALERSRLRRDVSVPIVKQPSSQAFASLEFISQFVSFISSNRQGPSKRPWLYALGIVSSGDNGLILEAALRAAATAFCGVMFQSYTLLLEASRLYGQALSRYVAVLSGGSGVTVTFKMCTTVLLSLYEAIWSTNPPAYFVHLEACWQMLVSADPKSEDVAVLRGVAAHVIHQTAFAVSVSPKFCHNLLSNQDVWAVVSRITTDQEEPLVNRLVLEIFTLQKLLSQSRSPNDDIIACAHDVNGRIENMWADYKAEQRVFSSPKSIRCPSDAPAQTHWKRQMVRSFSSVIHIFCRRILAAHISVCSYR, from the exons ATGCCTCGGCGGAGTCGTGGATGCAGAGCGTGTCGACAACGGCGCATCGGCTGTGATGGCGGCCAACCTTCATGTCTTCAGTGCCTCATCACCAATAGAACGTGTTCAGGACCCATCCAAGGGCCCATAATCCTGGATCAGACGCGCCTCGTAACCGCACGATATCAAAAGGCGCTGGAACGATCACGATTGCGACGGGATGTTTCCGTTCCCATAGTCAAGCAGCCGTCTTCTCAAGCCTTTGCATCCCTGGAGTTCATTTCCCAATTCGTGTCCTTTATTTCATCCAACAGACAAGGGCCGTCAAAACGACCGTGGCTCTATGCCCTTGGGATTGTATCGTCTGGAGACAACGGCTTGATTCTCGAGGCTGCTCTCAGAGCGGCGGCTACAGCCTTCTGCGGTGTCATGTTTCAGAGTTACACACTTCTCTTGGAAGCATCTCGGCTGTATGGACAAGCATTATCTCGATATGTTGCCGTTCTATCTGGTGGATCTGGCGTGACAGTCACGTTCAAAATGTGCACAACGGTATTGTTATCGCTTTATGAAGCAATTTGGTCGACAAATCCTCCCGCCTACTTTGTTCACTTGGAGGCCTGTTGGCAAATGTTAGTCTCTGCGGACCCCAAGTCTGAAGATGTCGCCGTCCTCAGAGGAGTCGCCGCACATGTGATACACCAAACT GCTTTTGCAGTAAGTGTCTCACCAAAATTCTGTCACAATCTTTTGTCGAATCAAGATGTTTGGGCCGTTGTATCTAGGATAACGACGGATCAGGAAGAGCCTCTTGTTAACCGGCTTGTGCTTGAGATTTTTACCCTTCAAAAATTACTTTCACAAAGTCGTAGCCCCAATGACGATATCATCGCTTGTGCCCACGACGTCAATGGGAGGATTGAAAACATGTGGGCTGATTACAAAGCAGAG CAGCGCGTATTCTCCTCTCCAAAGTCCATTCGCTGTCCGTCAGATGCCCCAGCGCAGACTCACTGGAAACGACAAATGGTCAGGTCATTCTCGAGTGTCATTCATATCTTCTGCCGAAGAATATTGGCTGCGCATATCTCCGTATGTTCCTACCGTTGA
- a CDS encoding uncharacterized protein (EggNog:ENOG41) translates to MKDASSDVRIIEIFPPSVQTELHDARHQPDLKNGAQIGMPLEDFTEAAHNAIIRGEEDIVIGAAEEWYYPFEPLRHGRFTELVEKLRDYGK, encoded by the exons ATGAAGGACGCCTCGTCCGACGTCAGGATAATCGAGATATTCCCGCCAAGCGTGCAAA CTGAGCTACATGATGCCAGGCATCAACCAGACCTAAAAAATGGTGCCCAGATTGGCATGCCATTAGAAGATTTTACTGAAGCAGCGCATAACGCAATTATTCGTGGGGAGGAAGATATCGTTATTGGTGCGGCAGAAGAATGGTACTATCCCTTTGAGCCGTTACGTCACGGAAGGTTTACAGAGTTGGTGGAGAAGTTGAGAGATTACGGGAAATAG
- a CDS encoding uncharacterized protein (EggNog:ENOG41) has translation MSNMDPLTIKSVLVIGPSGNVGRSTIKALLDEKFDVTGLSRTSSQATLPSGVRHVKSDYSEASLREIFKGQDAVISTISSIVVGDALASQKAIINAAIAAGVKVFFPSEYGIDTSDRSASTYVPFLADKIEIMDYLKANEDKISWTALVTGSMFDWGLNIPGFGGWNLSTHSATIFDGGNIPYEATNLDQVGRGIAKCLKNPGLTRNQYVYVNSFTITQNEVLKALEKNMKEGFTVSQGSVEQLWKEGASQVKAGEPLGVLSMLSGAIYGKGNLAHFSSTRGLWNDRLNLPQESLGEFLGEYLAKNV, from the coding sequence ATGTCTAACATGGATCCACTTACGATTAAGTCAGTTCTGGTCATCGGCCCTAGCGGAAATGTGGGCAGGTCCACAATCAAGGCACTCCTAGACGAGAAGTTCGACGTCACGGGACTCTCGAGGACATCTTCACAGGCGACTTTGCCCAGTGGTGTCCGACATGTCAAGTCTGATTATTCGGAAGCATCTCTGCGCGAAATAttcaaaggccaagatgccgttATTAGCACCATCTCTAGCATCGTCGTTGGAGATGCGTTGGCGTCTCAGAAGGCCATAATCAATGCGGCTATCGCGGCCGGCGTCAAGGTCTTTTTCCCGTCCGAATATGGGATTGACACATCGGATCGCTCCGCATCCACCTATGTCCCATTTCTCGCTGACAAGATTGAGATCATGGATTACCTCAAAGCGAACGAAGACAAGATCTCTTGGACAGCTCTGGTTACCGGCTCAATGTTTGACTGGGGATTGAACATTCCCGGGTTTGGTGGCTGGAATTTGTCCACCCACTCTGCCACTATTTTTGACGGTGGTAATATTCCTTACGAAGCAACCAACCTTGATCAAGTCGGTCGTGGTATTGCAAAGTGCTTGAAGAATCCGGGGCTTACCAGGAACCAATATGTATACGTGAATAGCTTTACCATCACACAAAATGAAGTTCTCAAAGCTCTGGAGAAGAACATGAAGGAGGGATTTACGGTCTCGCAAGGTAGTGTGGAGCAGCTGTGGAAGGAGGGGGCATCACAGGTGAAAGCTGGGGAGCCACTCGGTGTGTTGTCTATGCTGAGCGGTGCTATCTACGGAAAAGGGAATCTGGCACACTTTTCATCTACAAGAGGTTTATGGAATGACCGCTTGAACCTGCCCCAGGAGAGTTTAGGCGAGTTCTTGGGGGAATACCTCGCCAAAAATGTGTAA
- a CDS encoding uncharacterized protein (EggNog:ENOG41) produces MEQQSKFTFIDGPSLASLKSRADRRLLRSQLVTRALRKKKSPSTQRNNANDAAIRESVQDIEQLAGTRGRRILPATPKSADQAPWTGPRGLPGRSNGLQLSSAVSGSRKDPFGVCYPPSTVDKRCHELIDYCITAMWPGWRTLDDYPMQLYRSLIPLAASNPHVHYAFLLCASTHLASQSGRRAELQLEQLRYSSKALLSVRQAISSASCFDVEALLTAMIFLAMNNDVSLEAHHDTNPFAPPFTDMQWLSHYARSELQPEHWKAIQIVVEKHGGAANLTVFAMPWLLSYAALIQSAISFSKPIYPLLQPDGRLYADIPTKAFLGEIYQAPPVSSGFAYLQSAGIPEKLVIVFSGLGRLSRALQMLSDGSVDRPYYDRIGDYRNLVQHRLLSLPTANDLREPILVDRTALQPILNLYDACRMTALLYSTHVTFPIPRTASQREDVVTSHRNKLLATGPHISQSTEALELLLWCTVIGGIASEHGTHRHWYTTEVKRLSSLCGVQSCLQLMETMERFAWMEKACQACACALWNAADGDSRITHEQ; encoded by the exons ATGGAGCAGCAGTCCAAATTCACATTCATCGACGGACCCAGCCTGGCATCTCTCAAGTCACGAGCAGACCGTCGACTGCTGCGCTCACAGCTGGTCACTCGAGCCCTTCGCAAGAAGAAATCCCCCTCCACCCAGCGCAACAACGCAAATGACGCTGCAATCCGTGAAAGCGTACAAGATATTGAGCAATTAGCGGGCACTCGCGGGAGGAGGATTCTACCTGCTACACCCAAATCTGCCGACCAGGCACCATGGACTGGCCCCCGTGGACTCCCTGGACGCAGCAACGGACTGCAGCTTTCGAGTGCTGTGAGCGGGAGCCGAAAAGATCCTTTCGGCGTGTGTTATCCTCCATCTACAGTGGATAAGCGCTGCCACGAACTGATTGACTATT GCATCACTGCAATGTGGCCAGGCTGGCGCACCCTTGATGATTATCCTATGCAACTCTATCGCAGTCTAATACCCCTTGCCGCCTCAAACCCACATGTTCACTATGCCTTCCTTCTCTGTGCTTCTACTCATCTCGCATCACAGAGCGGACGTCGGGCAGAGTTGCAATTGGAGCAATTACGCTATAGTAGCAAGGCGCTTTTGTCGGTTCGTCAAGCGATATCGTCAGCTAGTTGCTTTGATGTAGAAGCCCTGTTGACTGCGATGATCTTTCTTGCTATGAATAATGACGTGTCCTTGGAAGCACATCATGACACTAACCCCTTTGCTCCGCCTTTTACGGATATGCAATGGCTGTCACATTATGCTCGAAGTGAGCTACAACCTGAGCATTGGAAGGCGATTCAAATCGTTGTGGAAAAGCACGGCGGTGCTGCGAATTTGACTGTATTTGCGATGCCGTGGCTGCTTTCTTA TGCTGCTTTGATTCAATCTGCCATATCATTTTCTAAACCTATTTAtccgcttcttcagcccgaTGGGCGGCTGTATGCGGACATTCCAACTAAGGCGTTCCTGGGAGAGATATACCAAGCACCACCAGTCAGTAGCGGGTTTGCCTACCTGCAATCTGCAGGGATTCCGGAAAAACTGGTGATTGTCTTTTCTGGCTTGGGCCGGCTGTCGCGAGCACTTCAAATGCTGAGTGACGGCTCTGTGGATCGTCCTTATTATGATCGAATCGGCGATTACCGCAATCTCGTCCAGCATCGATTGCTGTCGTTGCCGACAGCCAACGATTTACGAGAACCAATTCTGGTGGACCGTACAGCATTACAGCCTATATTGAATCTCTACGATGCATGTCGTATGACCGCTCTGTTGTACAGCACTCATGTCACATTTCCAATTCCTAGAACAGCCAGCCAGAGAGAAGATGTCGTTACAAGCCATCGAAACAAACTTCTTGCGACGGGCCCGCATATCAGCCAAAGCACCGAAGCCTTGGAATTACTACTCTGGTGTACTGTAATTGGCGGAATTGCAAGCGAACATGGCACCCACCGACATTGGTATACGACAGAAGTCAAAAGGTTGTCCAGTTTATGTGGCGTACAATCCTGTTTACAACTAATGGAAACGATGGAGCGCTTTGCATGGATGGAGAAAGCTTGCCAGGCATGTGCATGTGCTTTGTGGAATGCAGCAGATGGCGACTCTCGAATTACGCACGAACAATGA